The following are encoded in a window of Manduca sexta isolate Smith_Timp_Sample1 chromosome 16, JHU_Msex_v1.0, whole genome shotgun sequence genomic DNA:
- the LOC115446520 gene encoding uncharacterized oxidoreductase YjmC isoform X3, whose product MEVRIEEARRFMEQSLMAVQTPESEAKAHADLLVHADIVGHFSHGLNRLEFYINDILSKATVPTAKPVILKETEATAWVDGCNALGATVSNFAMDLAIQKAKKAGVGWVAAKRSNHFGMAGYWALKAEREGLIGMAFTNTSPIMVPTRAKKSALGTNPIAMAAPATGGDSIVVDMATTAVAVGKIEVQMHKDEPIPEGWALGPDGKLTTDSKVAFDTANLLPLGGLEETSGYKGYGLGAMVEVFCSGLSGSKSTHNIRGWEVNSQGGPPDLGHCFVAIDPECFAPGFAERIADCLHHWRSMEPVDPSLPVLAPGDKERINSEETTKRGTIIYAQKQYERYFNIAKRIGVQPMETV is encoded by the exons ATGGAGGTGCGCATCGAGGAGGCGCGTCGTTTCATGGAGCAGAGCCTCATGGCTGTCCAGACTCCTGAGTCGGAAGCCAAGGCTCATGCTGATTTACTGGTTCACGCGGATATAGTGGGCCATTTCAGCCACGGACTCAATAGATTAG AATTCTACATTAATGACATTCTGTCAAAGGCGACAGTTCCTACAGCCAAGCCTGTGATACTCAAGGAGACAGAGGCTACGGCGTGGGTGGACGGTTGCAATGCTCTCGGCGCAACAGTCAGCAACTTCGCCATGGACCTCGCCATCCAGAAGGCGAAGAAAGCAGGCGTGGGATGGGTCGCTGCTAAAC GTAGCAATCATTTCGGAATGGCCGGCTACTGGGCACTGAAGGCAGAACGCGAGGGTCTCATCGGAATGGCTTTTACAAATACCTCACCCATCATGGTGCCTACAAGAGCTAAGAAG AGTGCCTTAGGAACTAATCCGATAGCAATGGCAGCCCCGGCGACTGGTGGTGACAGCATCGTGGTCGACATGGCTACCACTGCAGTCGCTGTTGGGAAG ATAGAAGTGCAAATGCACAAAGACGAACCCATCCCTGAGGGTTGGGCGCTGGGTCCAGACGGAAAATTGACCACAGATTCCAAAGTG gCTTTCGACACAGCTAATTTATTACCACTGGGTGGTCTGGAGGAGACCAGCGGTTACAAAGGATACGGGCTGGGTGCCATGGTCGAAGTGTTCTGCAGTGGATTATCAG GATCAAAATCAACGCACAACATCCGTGGTTGGGAAGTGAACAGTCAAGGCGGCCCTCCGGACCTCGGACACTGCTTCGTCGCCATAGACCCCGAATGCTTCGCCCCAGGATTCGCGGAGCGTATCGCCGATTGTCTACACCATTGGAGGAGTATGGAACCG GTTGATCCGTCTCTCCCAGTGTTAGCACCAGGAGACAAGGAGCGCATAAACTCAGAAGAGACTACCAAGAGAGGCACAATCATTTATGCGCAGAAGCAGTACGAGCGATACTTCAACATTGCGAAGAGGATAGGAGTTCAACCTATGGAGACTGTATGA
- the LOC115446520 gene encoding uncharacterized oxidoreductase YjmC isoform X1, protein MLLTKQSNILRYICPTLRNCYSLRAYLSSTMEVRIEEARRFMEQSLMAVQTPESEAKAHADLLVHADIVGHFSHGLNRLEFYINDILSKATVPTAKPVILKETEATAWVDGCNALGATVSNFAMDLAIQKAKKAGVGWVAAKRSNHFGMAGYWALKAEREGLIGMAFTNTSPIMVPTRAKKSALGTNPIAMAAPATGGDSIVVDMATTAVAVGKIEVQMHKDEPIPEGWALGPDGKLTTDSKVAFDTANLLPLGGLEETSGYKGYGLGAMVEVFCSGLSGSKSTHNIRGWEVNSQGGPPDLGHCFVAIDPECFAPGFAERIADCLHHWRSMEPVDPSLPVLAPGDKERINSEETTKRGTIIYAQKQYERYFNIAKRIGVQPMETV, encoded by the exons ATGTTGCTCACGAAACAATCGAACATTTTGCGGTATATTTGCCCCACTCTACGAAATTGTTATTCATTGCGCgcgtatttat CGTCCACAATGGAGGTGCGCATCGAGGAGGCGCGTCGTTTCATGGAGCAGAGCCTCATGGCTGTCCAGACTCCTGAGTCGGAAGCCAAGGCTCATGCTGATTTACTGGTTCACGCGGATATAGTGGGCCATTTCAGCCACGGACTCAATAGATTAG AATTCTACATTAATGACATTCTGTCAAAGGCGACAGTTCCTACAGCCAAGCCTGTGATACTCAAGGAGACAGAGGCTACGGCGTGGGTGGACGGTTGCAATGCTCTCGGCGCAACAGTCAGCAACTTCGCCATGGACCTCGCCATCCAGAAGGCGAAGAAAGCAGGCGTGGGATGGGTCGCTGCTAAAC GTAGCAATCATTTCGGAATGGCCGGCTACTGGGCACTGAAGGCAGAACGCGAGGGTCTCATCGGAATGGCTTTTACAAATACCTCACCCATCATGGTGCCTACAAGAGCTAAGAAG AGTGCCTTAGGAACTAATCCGATAGCAATGGCAGCCCCGGCGACTGGTGGTGACAGCATCGTGGTCGACATGGCTACCACTGCAGTCGCTGTTGGGAAG ATAGAAGTGCAAATGCACAAAGACGAACCCATCCCTGAGGGTTGGGCGCTGGGTCCAGACGGAAAATTGACCACAGATTCCAAAGTG gCTTTCGACACAGCTAATTTATTACCACTGGGTGGTCTGGAGGAGACCAGCGGTTACAAAGGATACGGGCTGGGTGCCATGGTCGAAGTGTTCTGCAGTGGATTATCAG GATCAAAATCAACGCACAACATCCGTGGTTGGGAAGTGAACAGTCAAGGCGGCCCTCCGGACCTCGGACACTGCTTCGTCGCCATAGACCCCGAATGCTTCGCCCCAGGATTCGCGGAGCGTATCGCCGATTGTCTACACCATTGGAGGAGTATGGAACCG GTTGATCCGTCTCTCCCAGTGTTAGCACCAGGAGACAAGGAGCGCATAAACTCAGAAGAGACTACCAAGAGAGGCACAATCATTTATGCGCAGAAGCAGTACGAGCGATACTTCAACATTGCGAAGAGGATAGGAGTTCAACCTATGGAGACTGTATGA
- the LOC115446520 gene encoding uncharacterized oxidoreductase YjmC isoform X2: MLRRLFIKKISANFRAASTMEVRIEEARRFMEQSLMAVQTPESEAKAHADLLVHADIVGHFSHGLNRLEFYINDILSKATVPTAKPVILKETEATAWVDGCNALGATVSNFAMDLAIQKAKKAGVGWVAAKRSNHFGMAGYWALKAEREGLIGMAFTNTSPIMVPTRAKKSALGTNPIAMAAPATGGDSIVVDMATTAVAVGKIEVQMHKDEPIPEGWALGPDGKLTTDSKVAFDTANLLPLGGLEETSGYKGYGLGAMVEVFCSGLSGSKSTHNIRGWEVNSQGGPPDLGHCFVAIDPECFAPGFAERIADCLHHWRSMEPVDPSLPVLAPGDKERINSEETTKRGTIIYAQKQYERYFNIAKRIGVQPMETV; the protein is encoded by the exons CGTCCACAATGGAGGTGCGCATCGAGGAGGCGCGTCGTTTCATGGAGCAGAGCCTCATGGCTGTCCAGACTCCTGAGTCGGAAGCCAAGGCTCATGCTGATTTACTGGTTCACGCGGATATAGTGGGCCATTTCAGCCACGGACTCAATAGATTAG AATTCTACATTAATGACATTCTGTCAAAGGCGACAGTTCCTACAGCCAAGCCTGTGATACTCAAGGAGACAGAGGCTACGGCGTGGGTGGACGGTTGCAATGCTCTCGGCGCAACAGTCAGCAACTTCGCCATGGACCTCGCCATCCAGAAGGCGAAGAAAGCAGGCGTGGGATGGGTCGCTGCTAAAC GTAGCAATCATTTCGGAATGGCCGGCTACTGGGCACTGAAGGCAGAACGCGAGGGTCTCATCGGAATGGCTTTTACAAATACCTCACCCATCATGGTGCCTACAAGAGCTAAGAAG AGTGCCTTAGGAACTAATCCGATAGCAATGGCAGCCCCGGCGACTGGTGGTGACAGCATCGTGGTCGACATGGCTACCACTGCAGTCGCTGTTGGGAAG ATAGAAGTGCAAATGCACAAAGACGAACCCATCCCTGAGGGTTGGGCGCTGGGTCCAGACGGAAAATTGACCACAGATTCCAAAGTG gCTTTCGACACAGCTAATTTATTACCACTGGGTGGTCTGGAGGAGACCAGCGGTTACAAAGGATACGGGCTGGGTGCCATGGTCGAAGTGTTCTGCAGTGGATTATCAG GATCAAAATCAACGCACAACATCCGTGGTTGGGAAGTGAACAGTCAAGGCGGCCCTCCGGACCTCGGACACTGCTTCGTCGCCATAGACCCCGAATGCTTCGCCCCAGGATTCGCGGAGCGTATCGCCGATTGTCTACACCATTGGAGGAGTATGGAACCG GTTGATCCGTCTCTCCCAGTGTTAGCACCAGGAGACAAGGAGCGCATAAACTCAGAAGAGACTACCAAGAGAGGCACAATCATTTATGCGCAGAAGCAGTACGAGCGATACTTCAACATTGCGAAGAGGATAGGAGTTCAACCTATGGAGACTGTATGA